In one Paramisgurnus dabryanus chromosome 21, PD_genome_1.1, whole genome shotgun sequence genomic region, the following are encoded:
- the p4htma gene encoding transmembrane prolyl 4-hydroxylase translates to MGEYEESLYGLGGETFPPDFFPPPPPRPVARERIHIQKSSVCSRAYFVVVMAFFHIYIINIIALLLYVHYNTGSGEQDIPIEKSTSIPRPTAAEYQSPSPNLNPEHSFYLPRLEGIRVGHVQRVSLVPDRTHNLRTLSLKPLLFEIPGFLSVEESSVVMQLAQLKGLTHSALLTAPDAHAEQLTQDELFSLLDLNQDGLLQMEEILSLSHSTDGSWLSSYNLRKIHTGLETSPSGVLSLQEFKRVSGGVLQYGRPGQASDGHTKVRQKSTNTQLYLGEGTHHLLKNIRNRVTRLTRLPSSLVDLSEPMEVVRYEQGGFSNAHHDSSPSNPNSSCAHTHLAANNSASNQVACRYLTVLLFLNSVDGGGETSFPVADNRTYEEEVSQQFCDKGNLKVKPVAGTALLWYNHLSDGNGWVGELDEFSLHGDCLVTQGLKWTGSVWVNIDPDQRRQERYQRLISWHPDGEVKRAEHGDLHQDL, encoded by the exons ATGGGTGAGTATGAGGAGAGTTTGTATGGGCTCGGAGGGGAGACTTTTCCCCCCGATTTTTTCCCCCCTCCACCACCTCGTCCAGTCGCTCGGGAGCGAATCCACATCCAGAAGAGCAGCGTCTGCTCCAGGGCTTACTTCGTGGTGGTGATGGCCTTCTTCCACATCTATATAATAAATATCATAGCTTTGCTGCTGTATGTGCACTACAACACCGGTTCTGGAGAGCAGGATATACCCATTGAGAAGAGCACGAGTATCCCCAGACCAACAGCTGCTGAATACCAAAGCCCATCACCTAACCTGAACCCTGAGCACTCCTTTTATCTGCCCCGTCTGGAGGGCATTCGG GTTGGACACGTGCAAAGAGTTTCTCTTGTTCCTGACCGGACTCATAACCTACGAACCCTCAGCTTGAAGCCCTTGCTGTTTG AGATCCCGGGTTTCCTAAGTGTGGAGGAAAGCAGTGTGGTGATGCAGTTGGCCCAGCTGAAAGGTCTGACCCACAGCGCTCTCCTCACGGCTCCTGATGCTCATGCGGAACAACTCACCCAGGATGAGCTTTTCAGTCTGCTCGACCTTAACCAGGATGGTCTTCTGCAGATGGAGGAG ATTTTGAGTCTCTCTCACTCCACTGATGGATCTTGGCTGAGCTCATACAATTTACGGAAAATCCACACCGGGCTTGAGACCAGCCCTTCTG GAGTTTTGTCCCTGCAGGAGTTTAAGCGTGTCAGTGGTGGAGTGCTCCAATACGGCAGGCCCGGCCAAGCATCGGACGGTCACACCAAAGTCAGGCAGAAAAGCACCAATACGCAGCTTTACCTCGGAGAGGGCACGCACCACCTGCTGAAGAACATTAGAAACCG GGTGACCCGTTTAACGCGACTGCCGTCCTCGCTGGTTGATCTCAGCGAGCCAATGGAAGTGGTCCGTTATGAGCAGGGCGGGTTCAGCAACGCCCATCATGACAGCAGTCCCAGCAACCCAAACAGCAGCTGTGCTCATACACATCTGGCAGCAAATAACTCAGCCTCCAACCAGGTTGCATGCAG GTATTTGACAGTCTTGCTGTTTCTCAACTCGGTGGATGGAGGTGGAGAGACCAGTTTCCCCGTGGCTGACAACAGGACGTATGAAGAGGAG GTCTCTCAGCAGTTCTGTGATAAAGGCAATCTGAAGGTCAAACCAGTGGCTGGCACCGCTCTGCTGTGGTACAATCACCTCTCAGATGGGAATG GTTGGGTTGGTGAGCTGGATGAATTTTCCCTGCACGGGGACTGTTTGGTCACTCAGGGCTTAAAATGGACAGGAAGTGTGTGGGTGAACATCGACCCTGATCAGCGACGTCAAGAGCGATACCAGCGGCTGATCTCGTGGCATCCAGATGGGGAAGTCAAAAGGGCAGAGCATGGTGACCTTCACCAAGATCTCTAA
- the LOC135772740 gene encoding secreted frizzled-related protein 5: MSIRQSSINTPMTDLLQHFLGPTLQVTHPLQALWTMTPPVPALLLLLLGPGIGAIPTEHWEHQGTSRCVPIPTNMALCQGLGYNIMRIPNLLGHESPAEAVQQSTSWLPLLARECHQHARIFLCSLFAPVCLERIISPCRSLCESVRDSCAPIMSCYGYPWPRILQCDQFPKDHLMCISSVPHMHNGTGNEGRVVPRASCTDCELEEATSSKELLGLFCKSDFVVKVRLSKLNSSSSVLTIFSLGSRVEVLKHGPLLGGEMRSRLTMWLERDATCVGNLTRHHPHGGTFLLTGNVTGRRLLVTKAFSWGKRQRHINQAARKWKSHRCRG, encoded by the exons ATGAGCATCAGACAATCGAGTATAAATACACCTATGACTGACCTACTCCAACATTTCCTCGGACCGACTCTTCAAGTCACTCATCCTCTACAAGCCCTCTGGACTATGACCCCACCTGTGCCCGCTCTACTGCTGCTCCTGCTTGGCCCTGGCATCGGTGCCATACCCACTGAACACTGGGAACATCAGGGCACCTCTCGTTGTGTGCCCATCCCGACCAACATGGCTCTGTGCCAGGGCCTGGGATACAACATCATGCGGATACCCAACTTACTGGGACATGAATCGCCAGCCGAAGCAGTCCAGCAGAGCACCAGCTGGCTGCCGCTCCTAGCCCGCGAATGCCACCAGCACGCCCGAATCTTCCTCTGCTCGCTCTTTGCACCCGTGTGCCTTGAGAG GATCATTTCACCATGTAGAAGTTTGTGTGAGTCTGTACGGGACAGCTGCGCCCCCATCATGAGCTGCTATGGTTACCCCTGGCCAAGGATCCTGCAATGTGATCAGTTTCCCAAAGATCACCTGATGTGCATATCCTCGGTTCCTCATATGCATAATGGCACCGGCAATGAAGGAAGAG TGGTGCCGCGTGCTAGCTGCACAGACTGTGAGTTAGAGGAGGCTACATCATCCAAAGAACTGCTGGGTCTATTCTGTAAAAGCGACTTTG TGGTGAAAGTGCGCTTATCCAAACTGAACTCCAGCAGCTCTGTCCTGACAATTTTCTCCTTGGGTTCTCGGGTCGAAGTTCTAAAGCACGGTCCACTGCTGGGAGGGGAAATGAGGAGTCGCCTGACAATGTGGCTAGAGCGAGACGCCACCTGTGTGGGCAACCTGACCCGCCACCATCCTCATGGGGGTACCTTTCTGTTGACGGGCAACGTAACCGGAAGAAGACTGCTGGTCACGAAAGCCTTTAGCTGGGGAAAACGCCAGCGCCACATCAACCAGGCTGCCCGCAAATGGAAAAGCCACCGGTGTAGAGGGTGA
- the ptges3b gene encoding prostaglandin E synthase 3b has translation MLPAAAKWYDRRDFVFIEFLVEDSKDVKVKFEKSKFGFSCLGGMDNIEHSNEIDLFDAIDQDGSKHRRTDRSVLCCLRKVEGGKSWPRLTKEKAKLNWLSVDFNNWKDWEDDSEEDLSNYDRFSEMMNNMGGDEELPDLDGAEDESADSDDEKMPDLE, from the exons AT GCTCCCGGCAGCTGCCAAGTGGTACGACAGACGAGACTTTGTCTTCATTGAGTTTTTGGTGGAGGACAGCAAGGatgttaaagtaaaatttgaaAAATCCAAATTTGGTTTCAG TTGTCTCGGTGGGATGGATAACATTGAGCACTCAAATGAAATCGATCTCTTTGATGCCATTGATCAAGAC GGGTCCAAACACAGGCGCACAGACCGGTCGGTGTTGTGCTGTTTACGAAAAGTTGAGGGAGGGAAATCCTGGCCCAGGTTAACAAAAGAGAAAGCAAAA CTTAACTGGCTTAGTGTTGATTTCAACAACTGGAAAGACTGGGAGGACGATTCTGAAGAAGATTTGTCAAACTATGATCGCTTTTCTGAG ATGATGAACAACATGGGAGGAGATGAAGAATTACCTGACTTAGACGGAGCAGAGGAT GAATCAGCAGATAGTGATGATGAGA AAATGCCTGATCTAGAATAA